Part of the Paroedura picta isolate Pp20150507F chromosome 3, Ppicta_v3.0, whole genome shotgun sequence genome is shown below.
CGGCTGGGAGACCGAGAAGGTCGGAGGTGAATTCCCTGGCATGTCCCCAGCGAGAATTAGGGACGAGAGGCTGAAAGAGAACTTTTGGGATCGAGACAGAGAGGAGCTGCAGGAGGGGAACCAcgcagagaaaaggaaggagaaacctGTCCTTGGTCAGGAGGTGGACTTCCAGGGAAGCCCAGCTGAACCCGCGCAAACCGAAAAGAGAAGCAGCAAGCATCTCGGTGCTCCCTGGAGAATCCACCCGGGAGAGAAACTGAACAAACGCTTAAAATTCGGCGAGGGTTTTGGCTGGGATGGGAACCTCCCTGAGTGTGGGTCGCTCCCCTCTGGGCCGAAGCCTTACAAATGCTCCGTGTGCGGAAAGGGCTTCAGCCAGAGCACACACCTGACTTCGCACCAGcgcatccacaccggggagaggCCGTACAGCTGCCCGGAGTGCAGCAAGAGCTTCAACCAGAGCACGAGCCTGATCCAGCACCAgcggatccacacgggggagaagccctactgGTGCCctgagtgcgggaagagcttccgcCACAGCACCAGCCTGACGTCCCACCagcgcatccacacgggggagaagccctacaaatgctCCGAGTGCGGAAAAGGCTTCTGCAACCAGTCGGGGCTGATCAACCACAAGacgatccacacgggggagcgcCCGTACAAgtgcctggagtgcgggaagagcttcagccagaGCACGCACCTGACGTCCCACCagcgcatccacacgggggagaagccgtacAGGTGCTCGGACTGCAGCAAGACCTTCTGCGACCAGTCGGGGCTGGTGAAGCACCAGCGGATTCACACCGGGCAGAAGCCGTACAAATGCATGTCCTGCGGGAGGAGCTTCAGCCAGAGCACAAACCTTATTCGACACCGGAGAATTCACACGGGGGGAGAAGGGCCCGTACTAGCCCCTCCCTGCCTGACGTCCCCTCCCTGAAGGACTTCCAAGTGCATTTGTGACTTTTGTGCATTTTTTAATATGGGgatccccagcatggtgcccgTGGGCTCAATGGCCCTCGAGGGTGCCTTTCCCAGcacccaccaagtgcttttagaaagtgggtggggccaggtgggcttctgatTGACTGTTGGAGATTTGACTGGTTAGGAACGTAAGCAGATCCATGTTGGATcgggctggatcaggccagtggcccatccggtccaacactcTGTTACACGCAGGGGGCCAAAACCAAGATACCATCAGGAGGTTCTGCACACTGTAAAATAGTCACTTTGGCTGTCCcgacagcacaaggatcttcactgtatgaGAGGGGAAACTTATGACCACCATTTTGTAGCCAGCtttgccttctgtggcagccattttgtgcatcAGGATTCCAAAGGAGCCCCCAGGctcaaaaggttgggggaccccTGTTTTATTAGAATGGTTTCagattatttgtttttatgtgtGTGGGGCCCATACCTTCCACATCTGGGGGTATGACAGAAGGTTATTGTTTGGATTCTTGGGAGCGTAGAAACTCTCTGGGTCAGGAGCACACGTCTAAATTGGCATCTAAATTCGTATGAAAGAACCTGTTCTTCATGTCACAGACACCTGTTTGCCAGAACGGGCCAAGGGGTGTTCacttcacaaagagctcagaACTGGCCTGTAGGGGCAAATTGGCCTGCCCTGTGAGGTCAGGATGAGCTCCCACCCGCCTGGCTTTCCACTTTCCgcaaactatgcaaaatggaATTATTCCAGAGCGGCTtgtggttgtgtttttttaaaggggggatttACGATAACACACCGGTTCTGAAATGTTTGCAGGAGCCTGGGACAAAGCTGGAAAACTGTCTAAgccctaacacaggggtagtcaaactgcgggcctccagatgtgtgtggactacaattcccatgagcccctgccagctggcaggggctcatgggaattgtagtccacacacatctggaggcccgcagtttgactacccctgccctaacaggATGTGTTAAACAACACTAAAAAATTACCCAGGAGGATCTGACAGCCACACGAAAGGCAGAccataaatgattttttaaaaatcaaaatacaatATGATACGATAAAAGGCCTGTCCCTGACTAtagattgggggatggggggtggctTTTCAATCTCGTgttcatggggggtggggggagggggtcagatcAATAAACGACAGCACACTTTTGGCTTGACAAACATGAAATGGCTTCCAAAGTATAGAAGAAACACTCAAGGGGTTGAATGCTTTTCGATCTAACAGACGTTAGCAACTTTACAAAGTGAAGATAGAACTGAACCGTCATTTCTATGAACAGGGAAAGTTTCAAATGAGAGGGGTGCCCCCAGTTTAGACGGGAGTGACTCTGGCTCTCCCAAGCAGACCCCGTCTCGGAAGTGAAGTCGGGCCAGCCCCGGTTAGGCCAGGCGTGGAAGACGAACGAGTCTTCCAGCAGAGGCAGCCTGTTCCCTCTCACCTCGGTTTGCTTCTCTCGTGGCCAGCTCTTTCGGCTTGGTTGCAGCTGACCGTACTTGGCACGACTCTGCACAGGACCACAATTCTTACTGCAAGGGGGGCAATCTCGCGGCAGGGAGGGGTGAGGCGGGGGTCTTTTCCCAGCAAGTGTTTTGGCCACAGCACGGAGGGGCGCTTTAAAAGCTGCCTGTGCTTGGGACTGACTCCCGAGGAGACACATGTTTGATTGCAGGCAGCTCATCCCCTCCACCTGCATGGCCTTTAACTGGCCGCCCGCCCGGCCTCCTGCTCGCAGCTCTCGGGGTTACCAACTCCTGGTTGGAGAAGGCCTGTCTTACAGCTTCATACACAGTTTAAGAAAGACCTCCTGCAATAGCCTTAAACATTAAATGTCCCCTCACCCACTAAACGCCCCCCTCCGAAACACAGGAAAAAACacaaatatacaaattaaaaaaacaaaatctttaaTGAGCTGTGAACCATCCTTAGCTGAGCTTTCTTTCCTttgacaaccctccccccccccacaaaaaacactTAAGGGTTGCCAAGTGTGTGGAGGGGAAGAGGGGGCCACCACTTAACAGAGCATTGTTATTCACCTCTCCAGCGGCCCAGTTCCACAAACTAGCAGtcctgcttccctggggccggggagTTCCAAGTGGTTAAGTTGTAAGTGGttaaggtcatagatttacttacagaaggcttgtttcccagcaaagcaacaaagctgtcatctggacactgctcatataaggggcagtctgacaaaatgtgtgagacagagtcagggcagccagaaccacacggacagagtctcgcatggtatgggatacggtggaatcttccctcttaAGACCTTTGatgggaaagcattcattcgtgccaggagaaaagctcttctcactATCTGGAAAGGAGAAACGTTTTAGCAAGTTTTGCAGATGTCAGAGTTATCTTGGCAGACATCATGAATAAGGAGGGCAACTGCTTAAAAAAGCCCCTCTTTGTGTAAGTAGATGGCTCTCTACTTTGAGGTTACCAAGTCTCCAAACTATCAGGCATCCAAGGAAGAGCCTTCTCAGAACCAACTGCAGAAACGGTTCGTCCTTATCTGGATTATCCAGTTTTGCAGAACTTTAACAAAGATTGGGGGGAAAAATCTCACTTTCATATATTGATCAACAAACAATTTAAGATAGGGAACACAGGAAATGAAGGTAAAAGGGCCCCTCTTCATGTAACTACACTTTGAGCATTTCGGAGCCTCCAACACCTGGACATTCCTAGAAAAACCTCACCAGAAAGTGCTACAGGAAAGGTTTGGCCTGGTGGATTATCTGAGAAACAGGAAGGCTGAATCTCTGTCTTGAGCACTCACTACACAGTAtttctgaggttcctcccctgtGTGGTGGAGGAGACATGGGCTGGTCTTGAATCTCAATCCACCCTCAAAACACACCCTCTCTTTCTAACCTGTGAGGTCTAGTTGAACTTGGTCCTAAGTCTGAACGTGCCCGTCGTTTGTTCCAGGGTTTAAGGATTCTGGACAGATGCAGAAGCTCTTTTCAGAAGCTAAGGAGTTACATGGTTTATCTTTCCAGCCTAGTGAATTCCTTAAGAGGCAAAAATGTCTGGCCAGGAAGTGAGTGAAGGAGACCCCCCTCACCTGCTCGGCCTGCccctcctcctgggcctggctcaggaggaagccttcggccagggccaccgcctgggagctgctctccggcccgcatcctctcacccagccctgcatctcccggggcaggagggccaggaactgctccaggatcacccggtccagcatctgcctcttggtgctcctctccggctccagccagcggctgcaaagtccgtggagccggctgcaaacctcttagggcccagcggcctcctggtagcggaattGCCGGAAAATTGGCTGTGTACTTCTGCAGTCCTGGTGTCCTGAGATGGGATCTCTAGCATGGCTCCTTCCCAGAATTCAACACCACTCCCTGCTTGGATGGAACGGGGACCTTTCCTTGATCTCTTGTCTGTTCCAGGTCCTTCTGGGTCGTCCTGCTCTtccatctccttctcctttccttggGTTGCCTCTAACTTTGGATAATATCCTTAATCGTGTAACTATGAAGACAAAAGAGGAATACATAGCAACATGACAGCAAGAAGCCCGAAGATAGCAGAGGGGCATCCCCAGCCCTGGTCAAGGGACACTTAAGGGTTGACctagtagacccccccccccccgggattcgAAGTGTACATCACGACTCTCCATTCTCCAGCACCTTGGTTGggcaggggagagtggtatttttttgccatgtttggatttttaatgggagttttaatgtgggattttaagactgctgttacccaccacgagcctatgtagggagtggcgggaaataaatctaataataataataataataataataataataataataataataaggcagcACCCTTGTTGAAGTTTGTGTatcaggttttatttttctcatgcTTTTTAATGTATGCCTATTTGGTCCTACAGGGATGCCCAACCCTGACGGTTGGACATGagtgaacggatgacatcatcatcatttggtCCTTCagaaaagtaaaaggtaaaggtatcccctgtgcaagcaccgagtcctgtctgacccttggggtgacgccctccagcgttttcttggcagactcagtacagggtggtttgccagtgccttccccagtcattaccattttaccccccagcaagcaagctagggagtcattttaccgacctcggaaggatggaaggctgagtcaaccttgagccggctgctgggattgaactcaggaGAGTACCCCGTCTCTAGttgcccctttccaaatgttTTGGGAACAGTAAGATCTTGGCCCCCTCGGATGCCATTGTCCTCAGGGCTCCTCTTAacccttgcgggggggggggtctcctcaaGAGCCTCAGGCGACAGCTCTGCCCAAGCAGCCAGCagagtgcagggggaggggggggccaaGCTTCTCCAGGTCAGGGCGGAGGGGCTGCCTGGGGGAGGCGACAACCGCGAGGGGAAGCCCTGCTGGGGCCGGGCTGCCCGCGAGTCCCTCCGCACGAGGAGCCGCCCTGAGGTCTGCGGCCGCGAAAGGGTTGAGGCCAGCGAGCGGCTTCCTAGAGCGGCCGAGCAAGGCGGGCGGGGGCTTTGCCATTGGAGGGCCACAGGGGTTCCCTGCAAGAGGCGGGCGGGGGATCCCGGGGAGCTTCCTCGCGAGTAAGTCCCCAGGAGTCCCCAAGCGTAGTAGGCGGAGGGGGCTCTTCGGTTCCGTCGCCGGAGCGAGGCCGTCCGTGTGCCCGTAAGTGCCTGCGCGGCCCGCCCGCCTTGCCCTTCCTCCCTCCGGCCTTTCCCAGAGAGGCGTTTGCTCCTCCAGTTGCCTCTAagacagcggtagtcaaactgcggccctccagatgtccatggactaccattcccaagagcccctgccagcatttgctggcaggggctcatgggaatggtagtccatggcaggggctcctgggaattgtagtccatggacatctggagggccgcagtttgactacccctgctctaagacgtCTGAGGGAGGGACTCTGAAGGCCacagaagtcatgctggagaactatggAAGGGTAGCCTTCCTGGGTAAGGATCCTCCATGGGTGCCAAATGTGCAAACTGCTGCCGTTGGTATGCCACTCAAATCAATATTGTACACAAATACATCGTTTTCGGGCCTGTCCCACTCCTTGTCCCTTGGGGGGTCTCAAGGATTTGGGAGGACAGTGGAAGCGACATTCCACATGGTCTGGGAGAGGGACCCAACCCACCTTCCTGGctcaggggcaactgaggcctgtGTCGTGTCCATTACCTGAGCCAGAGATTTCCTCACCTGAAAttgaggaggggctgagaggccATCTCCAAAGGGGTCTGTGACCCAGATTATCCCTGCATGTCCACCCCATAGGAAGCAAAAGCATCCTTCTGCTAGCAAGGTGAAAACACGTGGAGCGTGTTCAATGTATTTTAAAGGTGCACGGAGCGaacaaagagaacttttcctccttcttccgtGATACTAGAACTCAAGGCCCTGCTTTACATGACGGAGATGGAGAAGAAATCCTTCTTCAAGTGAGATAAACAAGGAGGGAACCCTGTAGGTCCTGGGGGAGAAGGCCCTTTGGTTGTCTCCCACCACGTACAGCTTTTATATGATTAATGAGTTACGTGATTAATGAGGAGGGATACTTAAGAAAAGGCAGGCTAAAAAAGGGAAGAGGGTCAACAGTTATCTTCAGCTGTCACCTAGATTCCTTAAACTTCCCCCAACATCTGGGATCATTTCCACAGACCTTGGGGATACCCTTTACATTGTGAGATTTAGTTGGTGAGATCCTGGCTTCTGACTCGCGGCAGCAAACATGTCTGGAGGGTCCTGGATGAGGACTGCCTGATTGGTGGTCTGGCCTCTTGCCTGGGTGGAGATGGGGCCTCTTTCTTGATTCCAGCAGTAGATGTAGAGGAGACTCTTGGGGAATTCCAGAGGTTCTCATGGGGAAAAGCCAAGTATGAAAAGGCTGAAGAGATGGACGTTTTAGTGTACTTCAGAAATCAGCCCCTGCAATGCTGAAATGGAATTTTAAACGCAAATCAGACCTCCTTGTGCAGGTGTTAACAGGATCTCTCTTTATTTCTACAGAAGACAGTGCTCGGGGGAATGAGGACAAACTGCATTGTCTGTCGCCAGGTGAAGATAAGAAGATGAGGAGTCAAAGCATGCAGAAAGGAAGCCATTTACTCGAGAACAGGGATGAACCCATTCCTTGCCAAGGGGAGGATTTCTGTGAAGTAGTTCACATGGTGGAGGAAACATGTacatgcttggagtgtgggatgAACTTTGCAGATCAAACCCAATATAACGTCCATTTGCGAATGCACAGTGGAAGGGAGACCCATCAATGCCTGGAGTATGGAAAGAGCTTTCTTTGCAGAGCAGAGCTCCTTGAACATCATAGCTGCACAAACCATGGTGACAATTTGTCGCAAATTTCAGACCTTAATAAACACCAAAGTATTCCCTCGGGAGAGAAGCCATTTATCTGTCCAGAGAGTGGAATGACATCCTCTGATGGAAGACAGGGAAACCTTCATATCCCAAAGAACCTTACAACAATGGCATGTCAATGCTTCCAATGTGGAAGGTACTTTAAATATGGATCACAGCTCCTTGtgcaccaaagaatccacacaggggagaaaccttttgaatgctcagagtgtggaaagaaattcattgGAGCTGGCAGTCTTCCAGAGCATcgaagaactcacacaggggagaagccttttgaatgctcagagtgtgggaagagattcagtcagagtggccatctgcaacagcatcagagaacccacacaggggagaaaccttttgaatgttcattatgtgaaaagaaattcagtcagcttGGTactcttcaacaacatcaaagaatccacacaggggagaaaccttttgaatgctcagcatgTGGGAGGAGATTCAGTggcgctggcagtcttcaacgtcaccaaagaacccacacaggggagaaaccattcgaatgctcagaatgtgggaagaAATTCAGTCAGCTTTTTACTCTTCAACGGCATCAAACaatacacacaggggagaaaccttttgagtgctcagagtgtgggaagagattcagtacAGCTGGGAGTCTTCAACGtcaccaaagaacccacacaggggagaaaccttttgaatgctcagtatgtggaaagaaattcagtcagcttGGTactcttcaacaacatcaaacaatccacacaggggagaaaccttttaagtgctcagagtgtggaaaaggATTCTGTGAGGCTGGGTATCTTCAGcgtcatcaaagaacccacacaggagaaaagccttttgaatgctcagagtgtgggaaaaaaTTCAGTCAACTTGGTAATCTCCAACAACATCAAacaatccacacaggggagaaaccttttgcgtgctcagagtgtggaaagaggttCCGTCAGAGCAGCCATCTTCATGAGCAtttaagaactcacacaggggagaaaccttttgagtgctctgaGTGTAGGAAGAGATTTAGTGGTGTTGGCAGTCTTCAAcgtcatcaaagaacccacacaggggagaaaccttttgaatgctcagagtgtggaaaaagattcagtcagagtggtgaTCTCCTAGTACATCAAAgatcccacacaggagagaaaccttttgagtgctcagagtgtggaaaaagGTTCAGTCAGAGTGGTGATCTCCTAgttcatcaaagaacccacacaggagaaaaaccatttgagtgctcagactgtgggaagagattcagtcagagaggTGATCTCCTAGttcatcaaagaattcacacaggggaaaaaccattTGAGTGCTCTGAATGTGGGAAGAGATTCTGTGgggctggcagtcttcaacgtcaccaaagaacccacacagggtaGAAACCTTTTGAGACCTCAGAATAtggaagagattcagtcacagtgtCATTCCTCAAGTGCATCAGTGTGACTATTGCATATTACTTTAtcatatgtttttttaattgtgataACTGTATTTAAATATAATTGTTTTCCttaattttgttgtattttacacatttaaaaaatattaagttATGGGTTTCATAGTCTACACCAGAATGCCAAAGGAGTACATGGGATAAAAAAGGTTAAGAACCCCTGAAAGCAGTAAAGTAGCTGCCACAGGAGGAGAAATGCTGTTGGTAGGAAAACCAGGAAAGACGAAGAAgctgaattggtttttataccctgctttttactacccaaaggagtctcaaagcggcttccaatcgccttcccttcctctcctcacaaaaggaGTAGATGAGACTGAAAgcgctatgagagaactgtgactggcccaaggtcacccagctggctgcatgtggagaagtggggcatcaaacctgggtctccaaattacaggctgacactcttaaccactacacaaagttggcctctcctccccacacacatcttGGAGTGAGGGGAATCTGCTGCTTTTTGCATGGGGGTGCATCTGAAACAGCGTTTTCATGGGTGGTAATTGGAGGGGGGATTTGCACAAGGGACCCCCTCCCAGAAGGAGAGAGGGGAAGTGGTGTGGTAGTTTAAGGTGTGGCACACAGAGGGTTGTCAGTCTCCTAGAGGGACTCAGAGATCTCTGTGAATAAGAACTgatttacagagatcagtttccatggagaaaacagctactttgcaGGGCGTGAACTCCAGGGCATTATACCGCCCCCCAAAAAATTTTCAGGTGCTTCCCAAGCAGGTGCAGAAATCCCTACAGGGCTGGAAAAGTTGCAAGAAGTGGGGGGAAGGCACAGAAAATGTATTGGGGGGGTCTCCAAGTCCCTCCTGGCCAActctggtgcttggggggcaggggCCTACCAGTAGAAAGAAAGCCTAGGTCATGTTATGAGTGTTGCAGTTGATGTGATATCGTGCTAGCAAATTCTAGCTCTGGTATTTTGGCAGAAACTCAATGGCTAAATGGGCTTCTATCATAGATTTGTTGCCCAAGTACCAAAGTGTTGCTCAGAAGTCACTTGTGTGATTATGTCTCTTCCTGTGCAAAACTGCCAACTGGTAAGACCCCTGCCGGCCAGCAGCTGCTTGGGGGTGAGGTGGGTGTATGTAGCTTTCCCAGGTCCTTAGAAGCAAACCTGCCATTTCCTGAGCTGCTAGTCCTCAGTGAGGCTGTCTGCTAGAAGGAACTGCCCCTTGGTGAATCCTCCTTCTGGCAGAGCCAAAGATGGAAACAGTCTTCTTTTCAAGGTTATCCACCCCTTACCTGGAAGGCGGTTTAacctagtagcacatgtagcaaaTGCTAGGGGCCTTGCGATTCCAGGGACCCTGCAATATTATACAGATAGAGGCTTTGACAAATTAATCCTtaaggggtcttcatacttatgcggATTGTGAACTGCAAgaagagaaaaggggagaaatgCATGCGTAAAGAGAGGCAGGTcaatccctgccccctcccctttgcaaggTTATTCTGCGGAATGTGACATGATCTCAGGTGGAGGTGTTTTAATTTGGGAACTAGTGGTGCCGTTTTGGGTAATTGCTGATGGGAAAAATCCAGGTGTTTCCAATAAGAGGGTGGAATGAGCATGATGTAATGCTCTAGCATCTTGCATCATTTTTGACATCTCATTTGttcctctgcaccagctgaccAGAAAAGTAAAATGTGGGCCTGGCCATAGGGATCCAGCTTGGATTTTGTCTTCAGGTGCTTCCCGAAGCTTGGATTTTGTCTGCCGCACACAAGTGAAATTGCTACAGCTATGTAGGAGGCCTTTTACACTGGGGTTAGCTCCCTTCAGGAAACTAAGTTAAGGGCCacctgaagcaagggaagagaCTCAGGTTGTAAGTTAGCATGTTTTGTGTTGTTTGTCTCATGAAACTCTGTGGTATTATTTAAACCCACTATTTAATCTTTTTTCAAAATTCCTATAATGAACTCTTATGATTATTTGCATGCCCTGCCCTGTGAACCTGATGCCCCAGGAGCCTGTTCCTTGACATGCTGGCAgcgagagagatcagggcccgtGTCTCAATAATAAAGACTGCGCATTAACACAACAGGCCTGCAGCGTGCTTACTGTTGTgtgagccaggatggacaggtttGCATCAAATTACCTGTCAGGCAGGCCTAGCAGAATGGTGGAAGTTGGGGTGGCAAATGACTGCTAAGGAAGTGGACACTTATGGCCAAAGCGCCGGGCATTGGGATGTCTCCAGTGACTTCGatgagaaggagggagaagacaGACCCAGGCGGGATGATGCGGGTCAGTAATCTTCAACCTCTCAACGGCAGAGATGATGGGATGTGGATTTGAGAGGGCAGCGGGCGGCAGCAGGAATCCTAGTGCAAAAGGCCCAGGTTGGTCGTCTGGCCCTCAAAGTCCCCCTTAGCCCAGGGGCCCTTGCGGATGTGCCCTATCGTTCCTGAAGAGGGAAACTTCCTGTCGCATTCCGTTGCTCTGAGATTTCTAACTGGTGGAGATTTGCTCTTCTGAGAAACTATGGTGCAAAAAGCTACAGCTGTGCAGAGGGAGGTGAGAGCAGCTGCCGTGCCTAATGTTCCAGCTCAGCTGCCTCTGCAAGAAAACAGCATTGGCAACATGTGTGAGAGCGCCTGTCTCCCTTCCAGCCCCATCTGACCCTGTGAGTATTTCTACAAAGATTCTTCATTTGAAAGCAtctaggaagaagaggagggaacaTTTGCCGGCAGACTGAGGCAGCCATACGGAGGGGTAAAAGACTTTGCAGGCGGAAATAAGTTCATCTGAACCCTTAAGCTGCTGTAAAGACCCCTTCCCAGGCTGAAGGTTCTGGCGTGCCGGCAAGTGCCTCTAGTGAAGTGGCCCCATCGGTGAAAGAGCTTACAAAGGTCTTCCAAACAGGAGGTGCAATGAAACTCCCTTCCAGATTGCATGCTGTCAGGCTGGCGTCTGCAATTCCTTAGGCTAGAGAAGTGCTGCTTCAAACTCAGGTGCTTCCCAAGTGTGACAGCAGAAGAGCAGAGAGCCTGAAACTGTTCAGGAGAAGAGAAGCACGTGTGAGACTGCGAGCGCTGATTGCGAAGGAAATTGAATGGAAATGGAATGGACCCGATCCTAGGAGTGCAGAGTGGGAGAGAGGAAGTGCTGGATCCTCCAGGCCACACTGTCTCAAAGGTGACGCTGTCTCTGCCCCTCTCTGAGGACAGGCCTGAAGAAATGAACCCTGCTTTTGACTCTATTAAAGCTCAAGCCCATATTCCAACCGgaactgatttcccccctccccactggagtGCCCTTGGGGGGACAGTAGCATTACCTTTTAAGGATGTCGAAGTATATTTCCGTAAGGGGGATGAAGAGCCTCTTGGAAAATGCTTGCATGTATTGTTTGT
Proteins encoded:
- the LOC143834157 gene encoding LOW QUALITY PROTEIN: uncharacterized protein LOC143834157 (The sequence of the model RefSeq protein was modified relative to this genomic sequence to represent the inferred CDS: substituted 1 base at 1 genomic stop codon), with protein sequence MKMEEQGPTGCAREEASGGIACRALPARVGHNPRMDLKGRSHVSGAAPLGSNDGYLASVNLYQVKEEADREGLALRWEDQWQEFLRTVESPPSGREIPELPPEPAPWDDARPFLASFEQVAAACRWPHDQWVSRLLPALSGEAKQAYVRLEARDREDYGKVKAAILQGDTMSREKVRQHFRQFCYQEAEGPRGAHSRLRELCFRWLKVERHSKEQILELLILEQFLTVLPPEIQAWVRDCGPETCSQAVALAEDFLQRQQEALEQEDQVAFEERGLCFPKASQVPSEMEEKQLYSETKQEDPGVSGMRAGNGWETEKVGGEFPGMSPARIRDERLKENFWDRDREELQEGNHAEKRKEKPVLGQEVDFQGSPAEPAQTEKRSSKHLGAPWRIHPGEKLNKRLKFGEGFGWDGNLPECGSLPSGPKPYKCSVCGKGFSQSTHLTSHQRIHTGERPYSCPECSKSFNQSTSLIQHQRIHTGEKPYWCPECGKSFRHSTSLTSHQRIHTGEKPYKCSECGKGFCNQSGLINHKTIHTGERPYKCLECGKSFSQSTHLTSHQRIHTGEKPYRCSDCSKTFCDQSGLVKHQRIHTGQKPYKCMSCGRSFSQSTNLIRHRRIHTGGEGPKGSHLLENRDEPIPCQGEDFCEVVHMVEETCTCLECGMNFADQTQYNVHLRMHSGRETHQCLEYGKSFLCRAELLEHHSCTNHEKPFQCFQCGRYFKYGSQLLVHQRIHTGEKPFECSECGKKFIGAGSLPEHRRTHTGEKPFECSECGKRFSQSGHLQQHQRTHTGEKPFECSLCEKKFSQLGTLQQHQRIHTGEKPFECSACGRRFSGAGSLQRHQRTHTGEKPFECSECGKKFSQLFTLQRHQTIHTGEKPFECSECGKRFSTAGSLQRHQRTHTGEKPFECSVCGKKFSQLGTLQQHQTIHTGEKPFKCSECGKGFCEAGYLQRHQRTHTGEKPFECSECGKKFSQLGNLQQHQTIHTGEKPFACSECGKRFRQSSHLHEHLRTHTGEKPFECSECRKRFSGVGSLQRHQRTHTGEKPFECSECGKRFSQSGDLLVHQRSHTGEKPFECSECGKRFSQSGDLLVHQRTHTGEKPFECSDCGKRFSQRGDLLVHQRIHTGEKPFECSECGKRFCGAGSLQRHQRTHTGXKPFETSEYGRDSVTVSFLKCISVTIAYYFIICFFNCDNCI